One part of the Nymphaea colorata isolate Beijing-Zhang1983 chromosome 8, ASM883128v2, whole genome shotgun sequence genome encodes these proteins:
- the LOC116259160 gene encoding protein BIG GRAIN 1-like E has product MTANSAKLDLHYRMHHRKSDSGELHVFEATSYFHGEAVEKCNLASSVKNSAVFGKDVKEGCVAADDYFNGEATYHPQPQKEDKKQSSEKTAKTPKSPGSRLANLLNSLFAAAAGKRKPKPTKVVDAKDSHESPCGRRRRSSISHLQSVSDNSAKSLYYSSSVSGFDVPSSDSSIARFYREFNDVKNDEKMKFYPRTRRSSLTLFPSTGEPFEKKCTSKALLDQSFIFRESVSAEREGNIYKRRLWKKEGSNENDGLINACLMEGGDHEKENRYIGGEITRGKGGEGMKRSVQRPHEKGSIRKMEAEEEDGFMSDSSSDLFELQNYDLGRDYSNRMPLYQTDSLR; this is encoded by the coding sequence ATGACTGCCAACAGCGCAAAACTTGATCTGCACTACAGGATGCATCACAGGAAAAGCGATTCCGGAGAACTTCACGTCTTCGAAGCGACGAGCTACTTCCATGGCGAAGCCGTAGAAAAATGCAATCTGGCGTCCTCCGTGAAGAATTCTGCTGTCTTCGGTAAGGATGTGAAAGAAGGCTGTGTAGCTGCGGATGACTATTTCAACGGCGAAGCCACTTATCATCCCCAACCGCAGAAGGAAGACAAGAAGCAAAGCAGTGAGAAGACGGCCAAGACTCCGAAATCACCTGGAAGCAGACTGGCCAACCTTCTGAATTCTCTCTTCGCTGCGGCGGCAGGAAAGAGAAAACCGAAGCCCACCAAGGTGGTTGATGCCAAGGACTCTCATGAGAGCCCCTgcgggaggaggagaagaagcagcATTAGCCACCTGCAGAGTGTTAGCGACAACTCTGCCAAGTCTTTATACTATTCCTCCTCTGTTTCCGGATTTGATGTCCCTTCCTCAGACTCTTCAATTGCAAGATTTTACAGAGAGTTCAACGACGTAAAGAATGATGAGAAGATGAAATTTTATCCTCGAACCAGAAGATCGTCACTTACACTGTTCCCTTCAACTGGCGAACCATTTGAGAAGAAGTGTACAAGTAAAGCCTTGTTAGATCAGAGTTTCATTTTCAGGGAATCAGTTTCGGCGGAAAGGGAAGGCAATATCTATAAGCGGCGTTTATGGAAGAAAGAAGgctctaatgaaaatgatggtCTCATTAATGCCTGTTTGATGGAAGGTGGAGATCATGAGAAAGAGAACAGGTACATTGGTGGGGAAATAACTCGAGGAAAGGGAGGCGAGGGGATGAAGCGGTCCGTTCAGCGACCACACGAGAAGGGATCAATTAGGAAGATGGaggctgaagaagaagacggattCATGAGCGATTCGAGTTCAGATTTGTTTGAGCTCCAAAATTATGATCTTGGTCGTGATTACTCAAACCGAATGCCTCTTTATCAGACCGACTCACTTAGGTGA